A window of bacterium contains these coding sequences:
- the hybB gene encoding Ni/Fe-hydrogenase cytochrome b subunit, whose translation MNNGSSTHKEFVEDAAPARRPFFTTGVWVLVVLALAGAAVALWRFFFGIGSISNLDDQHPWGLWIGIDVATGVALAAGGFTTAALAHILHRHKYHVITRPALLTALLGYTFVAIGLLVDLGRYYNIWHPIIPYYWQGNSVLFEVGLCVMFYLTVLYIEFLPVVCERFIGAVNLPGALARLNKAVDSMLRSFLSGLNKVMWVFVILGVVLSCLHQSSLGSLMLIAPYKLSPLWYTPILPLLFLLSAIATGYPMVIVESMVAARSFGFRPEMKVLSRLAAITPWLLGIYLALKVGDLFVRGAWVLLFEPTPVTFSFWGEITIGVIIPFILFRIKEVRNDHGLLFTAAFMVVLGVAWNRANVFMIGYNPPHEVKQYVPALGELAVTVGLISTLILVYRFVVNNFPVLARDLVEEARKSPKWRKYGSAAMAILFSVLAPAFLNAPADAQPGDGASVGSYRGPKTIEMETMELDFPYDKYEPVKFRHKFHAQIIKDCSICHHYFERHDDLAREIGVSCEGCHSGKGGRAAYRALSCKTCHSPEFGRSNFERPSLKGAIHRQCIDCHIKSAAGPVTCQECHIKNVPDHAAYISEYNGAKTCEKCHPGKIAEVVNSTHYTLTSKIPMDFLFLDEDATKPAPVGRAGMIQHPSPYWMSIPQLNWLYVVEDDPSTPYLDAVGGCGQCHAGTGLMPYTALGFEIAPEDEVQNVDCLVCHSKSYERKYYASVSGGKLVLSQGGPIIRTIPVVDGVPDYSVYTDAAKDIGHTSAATCNRCHGEKADKHRLIAGDSYAFKRGVGFAQSSDVHAALGLTCSECHYGGGHTYKRKLSSDLMTYSNARLEEGCLDCHRFAHNADSITPMVSKVACTACHAKSTGGIVSIDFSKTVADGENGHKPHTDVATEVASPDWNPEFHWYAAKVKWPDIPIGSKYDGILYPYKKITVNLPVDEQGNQIFLRHSVLAEGGSVEDAIAAGHDDYHKYIAKFHGNPISFGLPPLPGPFAGFEKRSFLYTFSHGISVNGARKCGECHGSSAALDWSSLGMSDPNPQP comes from the coding sequence ATGAATAACGGGAGTTCCACTCATAAGGAGTTTGTCGAGGATGCCGCGCCCGCCCGGCGTCCGTTTTTCACGACCGGCGTTTGGGTTCTCGTCGTTCTCGCGCTTGCCGGGGCGGCTGTCGCCCTCTGGCGGTTTTTCTTCGGCATCGGCAGCATATCCAATCTTGACGACCAGCATCCATGGGGGCTTTGGATCGGAATCGACGTCGCGACAGGAGTTGCTCTGGCCGCCGGCGGTTTCACGACCGCCGCTCTGGCGCATATTCTTCACCGACATAAATACCACGTAATAACGCGCCCCGCGCTTCTTACCGCGCTTCTTGGCTACACCTTCGTCGCCATTGGGCTGCTGGTTGATTTGGGCCGCTATTACAACATTTGGCATCCGATAATTCCTTATTACTGGCAGGGCAATTCGGTGTTGTTTGAGGTCGGCCTTTGCGTTATGTTTTATTTGACCGTCCTATACATCGAGTTTTTGCCCGTTGTATGCGAGCGGTTCATCGGCGCGGTCAACCTTCCCGGCGCGCTTGCGCGGCTGAATAAAGCGGTGGATTCGATGCTGCGCTCGTTCCTTTCCGGTCTGAACAAAGTGATGTGGGTGTTCGTGATTTTGGGGGTCGTGCTTTCCTGCCTGCACCAGTCTTCACTTGGCTCGCTGATGCTGATCGCCCCATACAAGCTCTCTCCGCTCTGGTATACGCCAATTTTGCCGCTTCTTTTCCTTCTTTCGGCGATTGCGACCGGGTACCCAATGGTCATTGTCGAATCCATGGTGGCGGCGCGCAGCTTCGGATTTCGCCCCGAAATGAAAGTGCTGTCCCGGCTCGCGGCCATCACGCCCTGGCTGCTTGGAATATATCTCGCGCTCAAGGTGGGAGACTTGTTCGTTCGCGGCGCGTGGGTGCTTTTATTCGAGCCAACGCCGGTGACTTTCTCCTTTTGGGGAGAGATCACGATCGGCGTGATAATTCCTTTCATACTTTTTCGAATTAAGGAAGTCAGAAACGACCACGGACTGTTGTTTACCGCGGCGTTTATGGTCGTCCTCGGCGTCGCATGGAACAGGGCCAACGTATTCATGATCGGTTACAACCCTCCCCACGAAGTCAAGCAATACGTGCCGGCTCTCGGCGAATTAGCGGTGACGGTCGGGCTTATTTCGACGCTGATTCTTGTCTATCGCTTCGTCGTAAACAACTTCCCCGTGCTCGCGCGCGATCTGGTGGAGGAGGCGCGCAAATCCCCCAAATGGCGCAAGTACGGCTCGGCTGCAATGGCAATTTTGTTTTCGGTGCTCGCACCGGCGTTTTTGAATGCGCCGGCGGATGCGCAGCCCGGAGACGGCGCGTCGGTGGGCTCATACCGCGGTCCCAAAACAATCGAGATGGAAACGATGGAGCTCGACTTCCCCTATGACAAATACGAACCGGTCAAGTTCAGGCACAAGTTCCATGCTCAAATTATCAAGGACTGCTCCATTTGCCACCATTATTTCGAGCGTCACGACGATCTGGCCCGCGAAATCGGAGTATCTTGCGAGGGCTGCCATTCGGGGAAGGGCGGCCGCGCCGCGTATCGCGCTCTTTCCTGCAAAACCTGCCACAGCCCCGAATTCGGCCGCTCGAATTTCGAGCGGCCAAGCCTAAAGGGAGCAATCCACCGTCAGTGCATAGACTGCCATATCAAGTCGGCCGCCGGCCCCGTGACGTGCCAGGAATGCCACATAAAAAATGTTCCGGATCACGCCGCATACATATCGGAGTACAATGGCGCCAAAACATGCGAGAAATGCCATCCGGGCAAGATCGCGGAAGTGGTGAATTCAACCCACTACACGCTGACATCGAAGATTCCAATGGATTTCCTGTTTCTGGACGAGGATGCGACAAAGCCCGCGCCGGTTGGAAGGGCCGGAATGATCCAGCACCCCAGCCCTTATTGGATGTCAATCCCTCAACTGAACTGGTTATACGTCGTTGAAGATGATCCATCCACCCCGTACTTGGACGCGGTCGGCGGATGCGGCCAGTGCCACGCGGGTACCGGATTGATGCCGTACACGGCTTTGGGATTTGAAATTGCGCCGGAAGACGAAGTCCAGAACGTCGATTGCCTGGTATGTCATTCCAAAAGCTACGAGCGAAAATACTACGCGTCGGTGTCCGGCGGGAAGCTGGTATTGAGTCAAGGCGGACCGATCATCCGAACGATACCGGTGGTGGACGGTGTTCCCGACTATTCGGTTTACACCGATGCGGCAAAGGATATCGGCCATACTTCCGCGGCCACGTGCAATCGCTGCCATGGGGAAAAAGCCGACAAGCACAGGCTGATCGCGGGCGATTCCTACGCGTTTAAGCGCGGCGTGGGTTTCGCGCAGTCCTCGGATGTGCATGCGGCACTGGGACTCACGTGCAGCGAATGCCACTACGGAGGCGGGCACACGTATAAAAGGAAGCTATCCAGCGACCTTATGACTTATTCCAACGCCCGCTTGGAGGAAGGCTGCCTGGACTGCCACAGATTCGCGCACAACGCGGATTCGATAACGCCCATGGTGTCCAAGGTTGCCTGCACCGCTTGCCACGCGAAAAGCACGGGGGGCATTGTTTCAATCGACTTTTCCAAAACGGTCGCCGATGGAGAAAACGGACACAAGCCGCACACCGATGTGGCAACCGAAGTTGCATCGCCCGATTGGAATCCTGAATTCCACTGGTATGCCGCAAAAGTCAAATGGCCCGACATCCCGATAGGTTCGAAGTACGATGGGATTTTATATCCTTATAAGAAAATCACGGTCAACCTTCCCGTGGATGAGCAAGGCAACCAGATTTTCCTCAGGCACAGCGTACTTGCCGAGGGCGGCTCGGTCGAGGATGCCATCGCCGCGGGCCACGACGATTACCACAAATATATCGCCAAATTTCACGGCAATCCGATTTCTTTTGGCCTGCCGCCGCTTCCCGGCCCGTTCGCGGGATTCGAAAAGCGAAGCTTCCTTTATACGTTCAGCCACGGAATTTCGGTGAACGGCGCGCGCAAGTGCGGCGAATGCCACGGCTCAAGCGCAGCGCTGGACTGGAGCTCACTGGGAATGAGCGACCCTAATCCGCAACCGTAG